The sequence ACAGAACCTGGATCTCAACGCCCTGCCTCAGCCTGGTCGCTGCCTGGCAGATCTGCAGCCCTTCGCGGAGAAAGTGGACCAGGTGTGGATTAAGCTGCCACGCAACCTGAGGTATCTGGAGTATCTGCTGGACTGGTTGAACGCCCACCTGGCCGAAGGCACCCAAGTGGTGATCGCCGCGCGCCTGAAAGAGATGCCCACTACCCTGAAAGAGATCACCGAGGGCTATCTGGATGAAATTCAGCCCTCGCGCATCCGCAAGAAGGCCAGATTGCTGACGGGCAAGACCAGTGGTCGCCGCGCCCAGTCGCCTCTGCTGCTCAAGTGGCAGGCCCAGGGCACCGATTTCCAGTTGGAAAACCACCCCAACACCTTCGCCGGGCAAAAACTGGATGTGGCGGCGCACCTGATGCTGCAGCACATCCCCACCGGTCACCGACGCATCATCGATCTGGGCTGTGGCAACGGCATCCTGTCCCTGGCCGCCGCCAAGGCCAACCCGGATGCCCAGATTCTGGCGGTGGATGAGTCCTGGCATGGGGTGACCAGCTGCCGGGCCAACCTGGCAAACAACTTGCCAGAGGCCCAGTTCCAGGTTCAGTGGAACGACTGCCTCACCGACCAGGAACCGGAGAGCGCCGACCTGGTGCTGTGTAACCCCCCCTTCCACCAGCAGCAGGCGGTCACCGACCACATTGCCTGGCAGATGTTCAGGGACGCCAAACGCACCCTGGCCACAGGCGGACGGCTGAGGGTGATCGGCAACCGCCACCTGGGTTATCACATCAAGCTCAAGCGCCTGTTCGGCAAGGTGGAAACCGTGGCAGCCAATGCCAAATTTGTTATTCTCGATGCCATCAAATAGATTCCGGCCAAGGAGAAAGGAAACGATGAGATCTCTGTTGCCCCTGCTGGGTGCCCTGCTGCTGGCAGGCTGCGCCTCTGCACCCAATACCCTGATTCTGTCACCGGCGGCTCCCATAGTGCAGCCGGGCAGCCAACAGGGCTCTGTGGCCCTGACCAGTGTCGATCACCGACCCGAACAGTTCCTGGTGGAGGTGCGTAAAGACGATGGCGCCGCCGAACTGCTCAGCCCCGCCGAGCCGCCCAGACAGCTGTTGGAGCAGGGGGTGCGGGATGGCCTGAGCAAACTGGGGTATCGCCTCGATCCGGCCGCCAGCGTCACCATGAGCCTCTCCCTCAACAAGCTGGTGATGAAGATTGACCAGGGCACCTTCTCCCACGACGCCACCACCAATCTGGTGGCCACCGTGGTGGTCAACAACCTGGGCAATACCCTGACCAAGGAGTACCGGGTGCGCAGCAGCTTCTCCGGTCCCCTCAAGCCGGAGATGGCGCGCATCGAACGGGAGATGAATGACCGCCTCAGCCAGCTGATGAGTGACATCGTCAACGATCCCGAACTGCACGAACACCTGAACTAGGAGCACGGATGCGCATTCTCATCGCACTGATCTTCTCTGGGCTGCTCTTCCCCGCCTGGGCGGACGAGATTCAGAGTGACAACCTCTTCCCTCAGGTAAAGATGGAAACCAGCCTGGGCACCATGATTGTCGAACTGGACCGCACCCGGGCGCCGCTGACCGTGGACAACTTCCTGCGTTACGTGGCAAGAGGTGCCTACGACAACACCAGCTTCCATCGGGTGGTGGCGGAGTTCGTGGTCCAGGGAGGCGGCTACAAAGCCAATGGCGACCCCATTGACGAAGGTGACAAGCTGTTCAACGAATCCGGCAATGGCCTGTCCAACGAGTACGGCAGCATCGCCATGGCCAGGGAGAAAGACCCCCACACCGCCACCAACCAGTTCTTCTTCAACCTGGTGGACAACACCAGGCTGGATCCCTCCCGCCGCCGCTGGGGCTATGCGGTGTTTGGCATGGTCACCGAAGGCCTGGAGGTGCTGGATGCCATGGGCGAGGTGCCGGTGGAGTACGACCCGGACATGGGGGCAGAGAGCAAACCGGTGAAGCCGCTGCTGCTGATCAAAGCCACCCTGATGCCGGAAAGCTAACTCTTGGTCGACCGCCTGAAACAGCGATTCGGCGCTTTCTCCGTCTACCTGCACCGCAGGGTGCTGCTGTTGCTGGCCCTGGGCTTCTCCTCGGGCCTGCCGCTGATGCTGGTGTTTGGCTCCCTCTCCTTCTGGCTGAGGGAAGCGGGCATCGACCGCACCACCATCGGCTTCCTCAGCTGGGTGGCCATGGCCTACAGCATCAAGTTTCTCTGGGCCCCCCTGGTGGATCGGATGCCACTGCCGCT is a genomic window of Ferrimonas sp. YFM containing:
- a CDS encoding methyltransferase, encoding MSDTLNLETLTLRLRRFPDTQQSDLIAWDAADELLMLNALPDLKGQLLIINDHFGALGCAAARLDPIWVNDSFVAHQALKQNLDLNALPQPGRCLADLQPFAEKVDQVWIKLPRNLRYLEYLLDWLNAHLAEGTQVVIAARLKEMPTTLKEITEGYLDEIQPSRIRKKARLLTGKTSGRRAQSPLLLKWQAQGTDFQLENHPNTFAGQKLDVAAHLMLQHIPTGHRRIIDLGCGNGILSLAAAKANPDAQILAVDESWHGVTSCRANLANNLPEAQFQVQWNDCLTDQEPESADLVLCNPPFHQQQAVTDHIAWQMFRDAKRTLATGGRLRVIGNRHLGYHIKLKRLFGKVETVAANAKFVILDAIK
- a CDS encoding YajG family lipoprotein, producing MRSLLPLLGALLLAGCASAPNTLILSPAAPIVQPGSQQGSVALTSVDHRPEQFLVEVRKDDGAAELLSPAEPPRQLLEQGVRDGLSKLGYRLDPAASVTMSLSLNKLVMKIDQGTFSHDATTNLVATVVVNNLGNTLTKEYRVRSSFSGPLKPEMARIEREMNDRLSQLMSDIVNDPELHEHLN
- a CDS encoding peptidylprolyl isomerase; amino-acid sequence: MRILIALIFSGLLFPAWADEIQSDNLFPQVKMETSLGTMIVELDRTRAPLTVDNFLRYVARGAYDNTSFHRVVAEFVVQGGGYKANGDPIDEGDKLFNESGNGLSNEYGSIAMAREKDPHTATNQFFFNLVDNTRLDPSRRRWGYAVFGMVTEGLEVLDAMGEVPVEYDPDMGAESKPVKPLLLIKATLMPES